Below is a genomic region from Prunus persica cultivar Lovell chromosome G3, Prunus_persica_NCBIv2, whole genome shotgun sequence.
tatagaaaaaattaccagaattttttgatatttttttaaaaattttttgatattttttgatatttttttaagccaaaaattggacaaCCATTAGATTGTGCAAGAATTTTTGATTGGAGGTTTCAGGAGAAGTCACATGGCTTGTAACCATTGGGCAATGTGGGCTGGTGGGTCCAacagtaaatttttttttgaaaatcagCTGTTGACATCAGCAGCCCGAGGGCAATAGCCCAGGCAGGATTAGCCCGTGGGCTTGCCCAAGCTGGTGGGACCCACCATTTGCCTTGGCTCATTGTTGCGTGTTGGAGCTGGAATGGGCTGCCAAGGGGGCCTTTTGCTCAGGTTTGGTGCAGCGGTGGACATGCTCTTAGGCTATCTGAGTTTAACAGTGAAAGTCCATGCATAATCCTGTTTATCAGATGCATGATCCTTTTTCTTGTTGCCTACTTTGACATCATAAGAAACAGTTAATCAGTAATTCGGCATGATCCAAAATTTGTGCGATGActgcaaactcaaaaaaaaaaaaaaaaaaaaaagggaagaaaaagaagaaaaaaattatggcaTAAAATCTCACCCTTGGAACTCAAAAGCTCATATGTGCAACTCTAGAGTACAAAACATGCTACAACCCTGCTTTTAGAAAATTTACgaactgctgctgctgcattgTGCTTGTTGAGGTGCTGAATGAAATCTCTTGGAAACAATTAAATCCACAAATTGAATCATATTAGAATAAAAATGGGTGGTAAATGGAGATACACATAATAATATTGGAACTAAAAGTTAGtgttgagatttttttaaaagtgctTTTGGAGATTGATCTCCAAGACACAAAAAGAATTTCGTGCGACCACAGTGGGAGTCGAACCCACGACCTTTTGATCCGAAGTCAAACGCGCTAATCCACTGCGCTATGCGGTCTTCCTGTGAGAGTTTAACGTTTTGTGTTATATATTATTCTTTTGAACAACAACGAGctgtttgttttgaaataaaaagttaaataaGAGTTAATTATCCCTcttgcagttttttttttatttaaaaattttgaacttgCCACTACACGTGGCATAAAGTGAAGGGGAAGGCAAGAAGGGAGGTAGCTAGCACTACGGTACATTCAGTCTTCATAATCTCGATCCAGTGATGAATGGGCCTGTAAACCGGTCGAAGATGGAGCGGAGCACCTGAAATATGTCTCaaccaaattttaaaaatttccaacCCGATCTGATCTAAAACAACTAGATCCATATATGATTTGTTGAATTATCCAATACTGGATCCGAATTCTTTTATGTCATACAtacaaataattgaaaaatatttttatttatttaaaaaattcacaagattgttacatatgcatatatacagagagcttccattgagggatccctcaaataagcttatttgagggacactccttgtaggccccactccggattgtatttcactaatccaaaccgtctattttgtagatactcattcaaagatcatccctacaaaaaattacttgaatccgatatcatttgaccactcaattaagttattgaaattttagcattttcttgaagtactgtgttcattgattttgtaagacacaattggatgtcgaaacggtttccgatttgtctaattttttgttaggatgatctatgaatgaagacctaaaaaatagatggtttggatcattgggaaaaaaattgtagggtaccctaaagggcgtccctcaaataattttatttgagggatccctcaataaaagGGGActgtgcatatatatatatatattaagtaactacaaataaaataaaatgaaatatatgttATATCATATCGGATCGGATTAGACAAGATCCAAATTTGTTCCATTAACTTAACGGGTTAACGAATTCGAAATATAATCGGATTATGTCACCAAATCCATCTCCTATTAATTACATCGAATTCAGATCAAAATTCGATCCATTGATTGTAATTTTGGGGCTTCTTTCTCTCTATTATTTCTGGAAGTAGATTGCCTCGTGTAAGAACTTACTAGCGCTGCagcttatttgttttatttttgtggttagtagtttatagggttatttgtagcaatggtcCTTCAATTATACTCGTAATTACATTTTGATCACTCAACTCTAAAAATAGTTACAGAGGTCACTCAATTATGTATTGTGTTACACCATTGCTACAGataacccttatttatttattttttgttattttgtttttataaatatttggaaTGAATTTCCAAGTTACCCCTGCATTTAACGGAAAAATAGACAGACTTGACGAAAGGGACTAGAAATGCAACACCGTACATAATTGGGGGACCTTTGCATATATTTTTGGAGTTaagtgaccaaaatgtaactACGGGTATAATTCAGGGACCATTACTACAATTAATCCTAGTTTATATGAGTGTCCTCATGGCTAAATTTGTAGTTCCTTCACCAAAAACTGTCACGTTTacaatcaaattcattcaagcaagcaaatttgcaatctcatctatttcagtcaAAAGCTTAGTGTGATCCAGTAATAAGATAAGCCCTGTTTTGCTGTTAATGGATAAGAAAAACTGAATctaattttgaaatgcaagattTATAAAGTTACAATCAGAGATGAAATACTCGAAAGATAACAATCGGCATAGCTCACTAGTATACATGCATTCAACCCTGGAAAAGATGCATGCGTCTCCCCAAGAAAATTAACAAGACCAGAGACATGAGAGGGGTTTCCCTTCTTGGCATGTTTTTACACAATCCAATACCATCTCTTGCAAATGTTCCTCAATGTCCTCCATCGGCGAACAAGCATCTATGATCTGCATCAGGCAAAAAGAATTACGATATCCAAGTAACTCAACTcaccagaaaaaaaattatgcttCAAATGCAAACCAAAGTTTTTTTTGACAGTGTTGCAGGCTAGGCTTAGTTGTTTCATGATTAAAGTTTGAACAGGTACTGCAATGAGCCTGAATttggttaatataaaattactacCAACTTACAGCATCACTTCAACATAAATTGTGTACACAATCATCAGATAATGGCAGTCCGGCCAGCATAGatgttatatatttcaaattagCGTTTGTcggaaaacagaagaaaatgtGATATCAGGAAAAGAAATTGGGTTTGGCATTACACCTCCATCTATGCTCTTGTCTGAGTCACttcattttattctttttttatgaacaaacattcaattttctatttaactGCCACCACAGGAAAAATAGATTCAATACTGTTCTTTCTAGTACCAAATTAAAAGTTGCGTTAAAAATTGCATCATAACCTTAAGCCAATCTCTGAGTTCTTTATCGCAATTTAAGAATGGATGAATGAACTACCTTCCAAGTGGGACCACGGAGGACCTGATAGTTTTGGCCAACCTTCTTTTGAAACTCAAGCTGCTCATATCTCTCACCTCCGTAGCCTCCTCTTTCAGCAGCTTTCTGACATTTATAATTTCAGTTCAAAATAGGGAAAAAGATTACTACTTCCATCTTATTTTCatgaacaatatatatatatatatatatatatatatatatatatatatatctgggCATAGCACAAACACCTTAAAATTTCAGCAGTTAGCCATAAAGGCATAAAGGGCCAACAATATACattgtttctttatttcttctttttttggtcaatattgtttctttattttgagaaGCTATTAACTATGCAAAATTAATGCGTATCCCAGAAATTTCTTTTGAGGATATGTCAGACCATATAAGCTATTAAATGTGAAAAATTGGGTCACAGAAGATATGGGTTAAGTCATCATGCGTTTCTTCCCTAATATTCACTGCAAACATTAGAATGACTACTTACTTCAGGTGGTATGTCAAGGTACACTACAAGATCTGGAGCCAATAACCCAATCTCCGGAGCCTACAAAAGTACACTTCGTTGTTTTTAAATTCCATCAGATAGAGAAGATAAACAACATTAggggtaaaaagaaaaagcatttCATCACCTTGCACCACGAAATATCAAGCCCCTTGGCAGATGAAAAGGCCACCCCTGAATAAGAATAACGGTCAACAACAAGGGTGATTCCACTTTTCAATTTGCTTTCCATTAATGATCTGCAGAAACATTATAGAATATTTAGTACAATAGTACAATGATTTGTGACAACCTCATTCTTCATC
It encodes:
- the LOC18782348 gene encoding thymidylate kinase isoform X1, with protein sequence MTHTSYLTVGKALNFGAGAVRRSLNFPHKFFIRRIQMANNNHTCSLRGGKEDSRGALVVLEGLDRCGKTTQSTRLVANLEKLGHSAELWRFPDRTTSVGQMISSYLSNKSQLDDHTIHLLFSANRWEKRSLMESKLKSGITLVVDRYSYSGVAFSSAKGLDISWCKAPEIGLLAPDLVVYLDIPPEKAAERGGYGGERYEQLEFQKKVGQNYQVLRGPTWKIIDACSPMEDIEEHLQEMVLDCVKTCQEGKPLSCLWSC
- the LOC18782348 gene encoding thymidylate kinase isoform X2, coding for MANNNHTCSLRGGKEDSRGALVVLEGLDRCGKTTQSTRLVANLEKLGHSAELWRFPDRTTSVGQMISSYLSNKSQLDDHTIHLLFSANRWEKRSLMESKLKSGITLVVDRYSYSGVAFSSAKGLDISWCKAPEIGLLAPDLVVYLDIPPEKAAERGGYGGERYEQLEFQKKVGQNYQVLRGPTWKIIDACSPMEDIEEHLQEMVLDCVKTCQEGKPLSCLWSC